From a single Apium graveolens cultivar Ventura chromosome 2, ASM990537v1, whole genome shotgun sequence genomic region:
- the LOC141692533 gene encoding uncharacterized protein LOC141692533 encodes MGFRDFRDFNIAMLGKQGWRFVSNPNSLVSRLYKARYFPKGTFLEAEAGNNPSFVWRSILEAKDLIKSGMRWKVGSGDFINILGQPWLLDDHNPFITSNSRSLDNTKVASIMTTYQSGWDEDILADLLNERDQSCFCRLKKIVGDSRTIQASGQCWQRVLPEVNCAVSEDLTQWWEKVLIYCNNERRVEIASYLVQWRLAHRGYTGISYPNLVQGDGAVFWAKPQMDIIKITVDGATFTEFHASGIGMIARDDKGELILACTIQLGGLFSAELVVIESDSLVVVQAIRSKVLKVSPFGRVIEECRRSLMPPRRDHFHIDPAQLIEMIGQEVAQAVQQALANQENQNGEGNKNGQGNQNGEGNQKGQHHDESITDYMARFIRLAGFAGTVAGTTAQQADKFK; translated from the exons ATGGGTTTCCGGGATTTCAGAGACTTCAACATCGCCATGTTGGGTAAGCAAGGATGGAGATTCGTATCAAATCCAAACAGTTTGGTGAGTAGGCTTTATAAGGCTCGATATTTTCCCAAAGGTACGTTTCTGGAGGCTGAAGCTGGCAATAATCCTAGCTTTGTTTGGAGGAGTATATTGGAAGCTAAAGACTTGATTAAGTCTGGGATGAGATGGAAGGTGGGTTCTGGGGATTTTATAAACATCTTGGGTCAACCTTGGCTACTTGATGATCATAACCCATTTATTACATCGAATTCCAGGAGTCTCGATAATACAAAAGTTGCTTCAATTATGACTACATATCAAAGTGGATGGGATGAAGATATTTTAGCTGACTTGTTAAATGAAAGAGACCAGAGCT GCTTTTGCAGGCTCAAAAAAATCGTGGGAGACAGCAGGACAATTCAAGCTTCTGGG CAATGTTGGCAACGAGTTCTTCCGGAAGTAAACTGTGCGGTAAGTGAGGATCTCACCCAGTGGTGGGAAAAGGTGCTCATATATTGTAACAATGAAAGACGAGTTGAGATTGCTTCG TATCTTGTACAATGGAGATTAGCTCACAGAGGTTATACCGGCATTTCTTACCCTAACCTAGTTCAGGGAGATGGTGCTGTATTTTGGGCAAAACCACAGATGGACATAATCAAGATCACAGTCGACGGAGCTACATTTACTGAGTTTCATGCTTCGGGGATAGGTATGATAGCTAGGGAtgataaaggagaattaattttgGCTTGTACAATTCAGTTGGGTGGTTTGTTTTCGGCAGAATTG GTGGTGATTGAGTCGGACAGCCTGGTGGTTGTTCAGGCAATTCGTAGCAAAGTCCTTAAGGTGTCTCCGTTTGGACGTGTTATTGAGGAATGCCGGCGTAGTTTG ATGCCTCCTAGACGTGATCATTTTCACATTGACCCCGCTCAGCTTATTGAGATGATAGGGCAAGAAGTGGCTCAGGCTGTACAGCAGGCCTTGGCAAACCAAGAAAATCAGAATGGCGAGGGAAATAAAAATggacaaggaaatcagaatggcgagGGAAATCAGAAAGGACAA CACCATGATGAGAGCATTACTGATTATATGGCGAGGTTTATAAGGTTGGCTGGATTTGCTGGGACAGTTGCAGGGACTACTGCACAGCAGGCTGATAAATTTAAATGA
- the LOC141692551 gene encoding uncharacterized protein LOC141692551, with translation MHQWRLTGIYGEPNRANRTKTWDLLRHLARDSNLPWCVVGDLNNVMYVNDKVGGLPYPRWLIDGFNEALQDAGLIDGNITGHQFTWEWGAGTENWMEVRLDRALTSSLWMQCFPVAKLYNLEGAASNHSPIFFVPQQECKWNIPYKFYFENAWLLDPMCAQLVKDNWEGDSGLSIQQKVQLCGDKLALWGKEVTSNFSGRIRTLKEDLRRYRGKRDTEGLKRYNEASKKMALILNQWEVFWRQRAKQLWLQAGD, from the coding sequence ATGCATCAATGGAGATTAACTGGGATTTATGGAGAACCTAATCGAGCTAATAGAACTAAAACTTGGGATCTTTTACGTCACTTAGCACGGGATTCAAACCTCCCGTGGTGTGTTGTGGGGGATCTAAATAATGTCATGTATGTGAATGACAAAGTAGGAGGTCTGCCATATCCAAGATGGCTCATAGATGGATTTAATGAGGCTCTTCAAGATGCAGGACTTATTGATGGGAACATTACCGGGCATCAATTTACTTGGGAATGGGGAGCTGGTACAGAAAATTGGATGGAGGTCCGGCTAGATAGAGCTCTCACATCGAGTTTGTGGATGCAATGTTTCCCAGTGGCAAAATTGTATAATTTGGAGGGAGCAGCTTCGAATCATAGTCCTATATTCTTCGTTCCACAACAAGAATGTAAATGGAATATTCCTTACAAATTTTATTTCGAGAACGCATGGTTATTGGACCCTATGTGCGCTCAGTTGGTTAAGGATAATTGGGAAGGTGACAGTGGACTAAGCATCCAACAAAAAGTGCAGCTATGTGGCGATAAATTGGCTCTTTGGGGAAAAGAAGTGACTAGTAATTTCAGTGGTAGAATTAGGACTTTAAAGGAAGATTTGAGGCGATATAGAGGCAAAAGGGATACAGAGGGTTTAAAGAGGTATAATGAGGCAAGTAAGAAAATGGCTTTAATTCTTAATCAGTGGGAGGTGTTCTGGCGTCAACGTGCAAAACAACTGTGGCTTCAAGCCGGCGATTAG